The sequence GTGCATCTCCTCGTAGCCCAGCACGCGGTCCATGCCCCGGCCCACGAAGAGGATGAAGAAGCCCAGGCCGAAGAGGCCGAAGACGATGGAGGGCACGCCCGCCAGGTTGACGACGGCCACGCGCACCCAGCGCGCGAGCAGCGAGCCCGGGGGGGCGTACTCGTGCAGGTACACCGCCGTGAGCACGCCCACCGGCATCACCGCCAGCGTCATCAGCAGCGTGAGCGCCGCGGTGCCGACGATGGCCGGGAAGATGCCGCCGCCCATCATGCCGTCGCTGGGCGGCTGGGTGAGGAAGGTCCACGTGACGTGGCTGGCGCCGTTGGCGACGACATCCAGGAGGATGATGACCAGCATGGCCACCATGAGGAAGGCGGCCAGGCCGGTGAGGCTGGTGAGCGCGAGGCCGATGGCTCGGCGCGAGGTGTACGTCACGACGCGCTCCCGGTCAGCCGCTTCATGACCTTCTTCGTCCAGGTGGACGCGAGCATGTTGAGCACGAAGGTGAAGAGGAAGAGCTGCACGCCTATGAAGAAGAGGAGCGAGTAGTGGGGGCTGCCCACGACGACTTCACCCATCTCCGCGGCGATGGTGGCCGACAGCGAGCGCACCGAGTCGCCCAGGCTGGCGGAGACGATGGCCGCGTTGCCCGAGGCCATGAGGACAATCATCGTCTCGCCGATGGCGCGGCCGAAGCCCAGCACGCACGCGGCGAGGATGCCGGGGGCCGCCGCGGGGAGCACCACCTTCCAGGCGGTCTCCCAGGGCGTGGCGCCCAGCGCGAGGGACGCCTCGCGGTAGCTGCGCGGCACCGCGGTGAGAGAGTCCTCGGCCACGGTGAAGATGACGGGGACGATGGCGAGCGCGAGGCCGACGCCGGCCACCAGCGCGTTGAGCCGGGTGTGCAGGCCGAAGGTGTCCTGCAGCACCGTGGCCATCACCATCAGCGCGAAGAAGCCCAGCACCACGGAGGGGATGCCGGCGAGCAATTCGATGACGGGCTTGAGCAGCTCCCGCAGGCGGCGGGGGGCGAACTCCGCGGCGTACAGCGCGCCGAAGACGCCCACGGGCACCGCCACCACCATGGAGACGATGGTGGTCTTCAGCGTCCCGATGAACAGCGGAATCATGCTGACCTTGGGGACGCTGGACACCGGCTGCCACACGAAGGCCGCCGGCTTTCCCTGCCGCACCACTTGCGGCAGGAACATCTTGGAGAGGCTGGCCTCGTGGCGGGCTTCCTCTTCCAGGAAGAGGGCCAGCGCCTCCTTGGCCACGAAGACGATGATGAGGATGAGGGCGGCGATGCCGGTGAAGGCCATCAGCGTGATGAAGCCCGCGATGACCTTCTCCCGGAGCTGCCTCCGGCGCGCGGCCGGGGACAGGCGCGGCACTGCTGCCATGGACGACTCCGCGAGACCCTGCTGCATGACCACCTGTCTATCCATGTGTGCCAGGGCCTCGCGTGACAATCGTGTGACGGCGGTGTCGACTACTTCACGGGGAAGTAGCCCACCTTGGTGACGATGGCCTGGCCCTCGGCGGACAGCGCGAAGTCGATGAAGGCCTTGACCTCACCGGACGGCTTGTTGCGCAGGTAGAAGAAGAGGTCGCGCGACAGCGGGTACTTGCCGGCCTTGATGTTCTCCGCGGTGGGGGCCACCTCGCCGCCGCTGGTCTTGATCTTCAGCTCCTTGATGCCCTTGGCGTACGCGGCGCCGCCGTAGCCGATGCCGTTCTTCTCCTTGGCGACGGCGTTCACCACCGCGGCGGTGCCGGGCAGCGTCTGGGCGGACGAGGTGTAGTCCTCACCGCCGAGGACGTTGTCCTTCACGAACACGTAGGTGCCGGAGGAGTTCTCGCGCGAGTAGACGACGATGGGCGCGTCCGGGCCGCCCACTTCCTTCCAGTTGGTGATGTCACCCAGGTAGATGCCCTTGAGCTGCTCCATCGTGAGGGCGTTCACCGGGTTGCCCTCGTTGACGTAGAAGGTGACGCCGTCCTTGGCCACGGCAATCTCCACGCCGGAGGTGTTGTACCGGGTGCGCAGCTTCTCGCTCTCCGCGTCCTTCATCTCGCGGCTGGACATGGCGATGTCCGTGGTGCCGTTCTGCAGCGCGGCCAGGCCGGTGCCGGAGCCACCGCCAGTCACCTGCACCTTCGTGGCGGGCGTCTTCTTCATGTAGTCCTCGGCCCACCGCTGCACGAGGATGACCATGGTGTCCGAGCCCTTGACGGTGAGCGTGCCGGCCTGGGCGGCCAGGGGCATTGCCAGGAGGCACGCGGCGACGAGCGACTTGAAAAAGGTCTTCATGATTGGGGTCTCCGTGTTTCGGGACGTGGCCTAGTAGCGGGCCTGGAGCTGGAAGGTGAGGAGGTTGTCGTGCGGGTCCTCGGCGGTGCCGGGGGCGGCCGTCATGGGGAGCTCGTAGGAGAGCGTGGCCTTGAGGTTCTCGGAGAAGTAGTGGAGCAGCGCGACGTCGAGCGTGCCGATCGAGTTGTTGGGGCCGGGCTTGCCTTCAGGGGTGGCGAGGTTCTCCCGGCCGCTCTCCGGGTCGAAGTAGTCGTAGCGGACGGCGACGGCGTCCTTCAGGCCCAGGTTCTGCACCACCAGGCCGTACCAGCCGCTGGCCGGCACGCCGAGCTGCTCGACCTTCTGCTGGCCCGCGCTCTTCGAGTACGTCGTGCCGTTGATGTACTCGCCCTTGATGGCAGTGGCGCCGAAGGGCAGCACGTCCAGGTAGAGCTGCGCGTCCAGACCGATGCGGTTGCGGTCATACGCGACGCGGTAGGTGTCCGTGGCCTTGCGGCCCAGCGAGTGGCCGTACCAGCCGGAGACGCCACCGGACAGCCACTTCAGGTCGAAGCCGGCGCGGCCGATGACGTCCTTCTCCTTGTCGTTGTCGAGGCCGACGGAGTTCTGGTTGAAGATGCCGTTGCCGTCGAAGACGCCGACGCCGATGTTGATCTTGTTCTTGAGGAACTTGCCGAAGAGCTTGGCGCCGCGGTCGCGCTCGTCGGGGAGGAAGGCGCGAATCACGCGGCTGCGCTCGGGCATCTCGCGGTCGCTGGAGGACTGCGGGCCCTCGTAGCCGAAGGGCCACTTCATCTGGCCCACCGTCAGGCCCATCAGCTGGTGCGTGCCGGGGAAGAACAGCGTGGCCTCGGCGTCGCGGAGCGTCACGCCGGACTCGGACGCGGCGTCAATCTGCAGCATGAGCTGCGCCCAGTCCGTGGTGTACGTCGTCTTGAGCCGGCCGCGGCGCACGGTGAACTTGCTGAAGCCGCCCGTGCCGGTGTCGTCCAGGGGCTCCTGGTACTGGTAGCGGCCCTGCACGTAACCCGAAATCTTCAGCTTCTTCAGGGCGGAGAGGTCGTTCTTCGTCTCGACGTTCTGCTCCTCGAGGGAGGCAATCTTCCCCTCGGCGTTGGTCAGTCGCTCGTCGGCGGTCGGCTCCGCGGGCGTCGCGGTCGACTCGGCGGTGGGCGTCGTCGTGTCACTGCTACCGGGCTGCTGTGGCTCGGCCGCCTGGGCCAGGGCCATGCTGGAGGTCAGTGTGAAGACTGCAACGAGATGAGTGCGCATAGGGGAGGGGGGCTCCGGTTGGTACGACGCGCGCCGATCTACGAGGCCTCTGTGGCCTTTTGACGGCCCGCTTGTCACAAATGGGTGACGGTAGGTCGCGAATCGAAGGCGAAGGTCAGGCGCTGGACGGGTCGATGATGCGGTAGCCGACACCGCGCACCGTCTCCAGGAGGGCGCGCGCGGGGCCGAGCTTGTCGCGCAGGCGCATGACGTGGGTGTCGATGGTGCGCGTCTCCAGCGAGGAGGACAGGCCCCAGACCTCCTCGAGGAGCAGCTCGCGCGTCTGGACGCGGCCGAGCCGGGTCATCAGGTGCTCGAGCAGGCGG comes from Pyxidicoccus parkwaysis and encodes:
- the pstC gene encoding phosphate ABC transporter permease subunit PstC; translation: MQQGLAESSMAAVPRLSPAARRRQLREKVIAGFITLMAFTGIAALILIIVFVAKEALALFLEEEARHEASLSKMFLPQVVRQGKPAAFVWQPVSSVPKVSMIPLFIGTLKTTIVSMVVAVPVGVFGALYAAEFAPRRLRELLKPVIELLAGIPSVVLGFFALMVMATVLQDTFGLHTRLNALVAGVGLALAIVPVIFTVAEDSLTAVPRSYREASLALGATPWETAWKVVLPAAAPGILAACVLGFGRAIGETMIVLMASGNAAIVSASLGDSVRSLSATIAAEMGEVVVGSPHYSLLFFIGVQLFLFTFVLNMLASTWTKKVMKRLTGSAS
- a CDS encoding phosphate ABC transporter substrate-binding protein encodes the protein MKTFFKSLVAACLLAMPLAAQAGTLTVKGSDTMVILVQRWAEDYMKKTPATKVQVTGGGSGTGLAALQNGTTDIAMSSREMKDAESEKLRTRYNTSGVEIAVAKDGVTFYVNEGNPVNALTMEQLKGIYLGDITNWKEVGGPDAPIVVYSRENSSGTYVFVKDNVLGGEDYTSSAQTLPGTAAVVNAVAKEKNGIGYGGAAYAKGIKELKIKTSGGEVAPTAENIKAGKYPLSRDLFFYLRNKPSGEVKAFIDFALSAEGQAIVTKVGYFPVK
- a CDS encoding porin, with translation MRTHLVAVFTLTSSMALAQAAEPQQPGSSDTTTPTAESTATPAEPTADERLTNAEGKIASLEEQNVETKNDLSALKKLKISGYVQGRYQYQEPLDDTGTGGFSKFTVRRGRLKTTYTTDWAQLMLQIDAASESGVTLRDAEATLFFPGTHQLMGLTVGQMKWPFGYEGPQSSSDREMPERSRVIRAFLPDERDRGAKLFGKFLKNKINIGVGVFDGNGIFNQNSVGLDNDKEKDVIGRAGFDLKWLSGGVSGWYGHSLGRKATDTYRVAYDRNRIGLDAQLYLDVLPFGATAIKGEYINGTTYSKSAGQQKVEQLGVPASGWYGLVVQNLGLKDAVAVRYDYFDPESGRENLATPEGKPGPNNSIGTLDVALLHYFSENLKATLSYELPMTAAPGTAEDPHDNLLTFQLQARY